The proteins below are encoded in one region of Methanofollis aquaemaris:
- a CDS encoding OB-fold nucleic acid binding domain-containing protein: protein MHFHYALVDDLISREEFEQRVRDRMKDSGGLLDENAAALLVVGDCGRQHLRIAEIRAGPSLFSFFGKVLRVGEPEEFTRADGDQGVRATLLLGDATGRIEVVLWDEKAGAVAEVEEGEVIEVIGRLSGRNGWSLSAMALRKSSVSIECPLDTERNCASPVGTGDLVVRVLAIEEQKTFSRRDGSVGAMVPAMIGDETGTARLVCWEPEMFAGISPGDSVRIIGTRPGGRSQESGTEFSLGEGGSIEPVAEAMEVLITRAEDVRPGQTVSVAGKVTTVQAPHGFVTRSGKRSWVRNLEVADASGTIRLVLWGDQALEELAPGDEVKVYHARAQEGRYGGVEVSVGRGSLLILPHVRENEVSFEGTVVPSPLGMTLDNGHDSFLLSCNLLPGQEVRVDGVLKGRLITPFTIEPAVIRRMSLEHRLDALSVQIGERKGR, encoded by the coding sequence GTGCACTTTCACTACGCCCTCGTCGACGACCTCATCAGCCGGGAGGAATTTGAACAACGGGTTCGGGACCGGATGAAAGATTCCGGGGGGCTGCTTGATGAGAACGCCGCAGCCCTCCTGGTCGTCGGCGACTGCGGGAGGCAACACCTGCGGATTGCAGAGATCCGTGCCGGCCCTTCGCTCTTCTCTTTTTTTGGCAAGGTGCTCAGGGTCGGTGAGCCAGAGGAGTTTACGCGTGCCGACGGCGACCAGGGTGTGCGCGCCACCCTCCTCCTCGGCGACGCCACGGGCAGGATCGAGGTCGTGCTCTGGGACGAGAAGGCCGGGGCGGTGGCCGAGGTCGAGGAAGGAGAGGTGATCGAGGTGATCGGTCGGCTCTCGGGCAGGAACGGGTGGAGCCTCTCGGCCATGGCCCTCCGAAAGTCCAGCGTCTCCATCGAATGCCCCCTCGACACCGAGCGGAATTGCGCCTCGCCGGTCGGGACCGGTGACCTGGTGGTGAGGGTGCTGGCCATCGAGGAGCAGAAGACCTTCTCCAGGCGGGACGGTTCGGTGGGGGCGATGGTCCCGGCGATGATCGGCGACGAGACCGGGACGGCCAGGCTCGTATGCTGGGAACCAGAGATGTTTGCCGGAATCTCTCCCGGCGACTCGGTCAGAATCATCGGCACACGGCCAGGCGGCCGGAGCCAGGAGTCAGGAACCGAGTTCAGCCTCGGCGAGGGGGGGAGCATCGAACCGGTCGCCGAGGCTATGGAAGTCCTGATCACCAGGGCGGAGGATGTGCGGCCTGGCCAGACAGTCTCAGTGGCAGGAAAGGTCACGACAGTGCAGGCGCCGCACGGGTTTGTGACCCGGAGCGGGAAGCGGTCGTGGGTGCGGAACCTTGAGGTTGCCGACGCGTCAGGAACGATACGCCTTGTCCTCTGGGGCGACCAGGCCCTCGAAGAACTCGCTCCTGGCGACGAGGTGAAGGTCTATCATGCCCGCGCCCAGGAGGGACGGTACGGTGGGGTCGAGGTCTCGGTCGGGCGCGGGAGCCTGCTCATACTCCCGCACGTGCGGGAGAACGAAGTCTCTTTTGAAGGGACCGTCGTCCCCTCTCCCCTCGGGATGACCCTCGACAACGGGCACGATAGTTTTCTCCTCTCCTGCAACCTCCTCCCCGGCCAGGAGGTGCGGGTGGACGGCGTCCTGAAGGGGCGGTTGATCACCCCCTTCACTATCGAACCTGCCGTGATCAGACGCATGTCCCTGGAGCACCGTCTGGATGCTCTCTCTGTACAAATCGGTGAGAGGAAGGGACGCTGA
- the radA gene encoding DNA repair and recombination protein RadA, translating to MSSGSLDLEDLPGVGPTTADKLREAGYATVESIATASPADLAEAAEIGESSAKKVIKAARELADIGGFKTGIAVLEERKEVKKLKTFVPEFDDLLGGGFETKSISEVYGEFGSGKSQIAHQMAVNAYLPEELGGLGGSCVYIDTENTFRPERVEQMVKGLELEDEEYEVPPLEEFLEHIHVAKGYTSDHQMLLVESARDLANELKESEYPVRLIVVDSLTAHFRAEYAGRGTLSVRQQKLNRHMYDLAKLAEEHNAVVLVTNQVQSNPGVFFGDPTKPIGGNIVGHAAKFRLYLRKSKGGRRIAKLVDSPNLPEGEAAFVVEEGGLKI from the coding sequence ATGTCCTCTGGTTCGCTGGATCTTGAAGACCTCCCTGGCGTCGGCCCGACCACGGCCGACAAACTCAGGGAAGCAGGTTATGCAACAGTTGAGAGCATCGCAACGGCCTCACCCGCCGACCTCGCCGAAGCGGCGGAGATAGGGGAGTCAAGCGCGAAGAAAGTTATCAAGGCCGCCCGCGAACTCGCCGACATCGGCGGGTTCAAGACCGGGATTGCCGTCCTTGAAGAGAGAAAAGAGGTCAAAAAACTCAAGACCTTCGTCCCTGAGTTCGACGATCTCCTCGGCGGCGGATTTGAGACCAAGTCCATCTCCGAAGTCTACGGCGAGTTCGGATCAGGCAAGAGCCAGATCGCCCACCAGATGGCGGTCAACGCCTATCTCCCCGAGGAGTTAGGGGGGTTGGGCGGTTCGTGTGTCTATATCGATACCGAGAACACCTTCCGTCCCGAACGTGTCGAGCAGATGGTGAAGGGCCTCGAACTTGAGGACGAGGAGTACGAGGTACCCCCTCTTGAGGAGTTCCTCGAACACATCCATGTGGCCAAGGGCTACACCTCAGACCACCAGATGCTCTTGGTCGAGAGTGCGCGCGACCTCGCAAATGAACTGAAAGAGTCCGAGTACCCGGTCAGGCTCATCGTCGTCGACTCCCTCACCGCCCACTTCAGGGCCGAGTACGCGGGCAGGGGCACCCTCTCGGTGCGGCAACAGAAGTTGAACCGGCACATGTACGACCTGGCCAAGTTGGCTGAGGAACACAACGCCGTGGTCCTGGTGACCAACCAGGTGCAGTCCAACCCTGGTGTCTTCTTCGGCGACCCGACCAAGCCGATCGGGGGGAACATCGTCGGTCACGCCGCCAAGTTCAGGTTGTATCTCCGCAAGAGCAAGGGCGGTCGTCGGATCGCAAAACTGGTGGACAGCCCGAACCTGCCCGAGGGCGAGGCGGCGTTCGTCGTCGAAGAAGGCGGGCTCAAAATCTGA
- a CDS encoding phosphoglycolate phosphatase: MFKAVVTDLDGTLTDRRRRISTAAIEAIRDLVDAGIPVVLASGNTTCSLDILCKMIGTDGSIIGENGGVYRHRFDGKLQVAGRQDICREAYRRIEEHFAEEGKTLTLYSPENRFADIAFARTVSPAETAAIIADMPVRTIDTGFAIHLQYNGVSKGTALSELAALMGLVPDDFLAVGDSENDTEMIRRAGVGAVVGNAVPGPMAAAEYVAEKKYGEGFVEIVRKYRPYFRER; this comes from the coding sequence GTGTTCAAGGCGGTCGTCACCGATCTGGACGGAACCCTTACCGACCGGAGGCGACGGATCTCCACCGCCGCCATCGAGGCTATCCGTGACCTGGTGGACGCCGGCATTCCGGTGGTGCTTGCAAGCGGCAACACCACCTGTTCCCTGGACATCCTCTGCAAGATGATCGGGACCGACGGGAGCATCATCGGTGAGAACGGTGGGGTATACCGTCACCGGTTCGACGGCAAACTCCAGGTCGCCGGCCGCCAGGATATCTGCCGGGAGGCGTACCGCCGTATCGAGGAACACTTTGCGGAAGAGGGCAAAACTCTCACCCTTTATTCCCCGGAAAACCGTTTCGCCGACATAGCCTTCGCCCGCACGGTCAGCCCGGCGGAGACCGCAGCGATCATCGCCGATATGCCGGTCAGGACCATCGACACAGGCTTTGCGATCCACCTTCAGTACAACGGAGTCTCGAAGGGGACGGCCCTTTCAGAACTCGCAGCCCTGATGGGTCTCGTACCCGACGACTTCCTGGCGGTAGGGGACTCGGAGAACGATACCGAGATGATCAGGCGCGCAGGCGTCGGGGCCGTCGTGGGCAACGCCGTGCCGGGTCCGATGGCTGCTGCCGAATATGTTGCAGAAAAAAAGTATGGGGAAGGCTTTGTCGAGATCGTCAGAAAATATCGCCCTTACTTTCGGGAGAGATAA
- a CDS encoding PRC-barrel domain-containing protein has product MNKIFSRSLARKQVMSSDGMLVGQIKNLLVDLDSGEVIDLIVKPDQTFDPSGYRMDGEMMLIPFEAVKDARDYIVVDRYLSRK; this is encoded by the coding sequence ATGAATAAAATCTTCTCACGGAGTCTTGCGCGCAAGCAGGTGATGAGCAGCGATGGTATGCTCGTCGGCCAGATCAAAAACCTGCTGGTCGACCTCGACAGCGGTGAGGTGATCGACCTGATCGTCAAGCCGGACCAGACCTTTGACCCCTCCGGGTACCGGATGGACGGTGAGATGATGCTTATACCCTTCGAAGCTGTCAAGGACGCTCGCGACTATATCGTCGTCGACCGTTATCTCTCCCGAAAGTAA
- a CDS encoding histone family protein yields MSELPIAPVGRIIKNAGAERVSADGSEALAALMEEYGTQMAREAIKLTRHAGRKTVKAVDIKMASEILR; encoded by the coding sequence ATGAGTGAACTACCTATTGCCCCGGTTGGCAGGATTATCAAGAACGCCGGTGCTGAGCGCGTCAGCGCCGATGGGAGTGAGGCGCTTGCTGCGCTCATGGAAGAATATGGAACTCAGATGGCGAGGGAAGCGATCAAACTCACCAGGCATGCCGGCCGCAAGACTGTGAAGGCGGTCGACATCAAGATGGCATCTGAGATTCTCAGGTGA
- a CDS encoding CBS domain-containing protein, with translation MDLSLIQKEILITLITLYHQHSRAIKGEEIAEVLKRNPGTVRNQMQSLKALGLVDGVPGPKGGYNPSAQAYAELNIGEYEREYIVPISRGGIEVESVSVSEIDFTTLCHPDICHALIKLLGSVKIFDIGDEITVGPTPVNKMLIKGEVFGKDEAQSSLLISIGEMISLPKKSVRHYMSSPLISLAPTDTLKDAASIFARRHIHGAPVMDGDELLGIVTLSDLAKGVEQGFEPSSLVTRAMTSDVVKAEADIKLYEVIRRFKEKEIGRLVVVEGGKPIGIITQTDIIRVFLL, from the coding sequence ATGGATTTGTCCCTTATCCAGAAAGAGATACTCATCACTCTCATCACCCTATACCATCAGCACTCGCGCGCGATCAAGGGCGAAGAGATCGCTGAGGTTCTCAAACGCAATCCCGGTACGGTCAGGAATCAGATGCAGTCCCTCAAGGCACTTGGACTGGTCGACGGAGTTCCCGGGCCGAAGGGAGGGTACAACCCCTCGGCACAGGCCTACGCGGAGCTCAACATTGGCGAGTACGAGCGCGAGTACATAGTGCCGATCTCCAGGGGCGGCATTGAAGTCGAGAGTGTCAGCGTATCTGAGATAGATTTTACGACACTCTGTCATCCGGATATCTGTCATGCCCTGATCAAACTCCTCGGAAGCGTCAAGATCTTTGATATCGGCGACGAGATCACCGTCGGTCCGACGCCGGTGAACAAGATGCTCATCAAAGGAGAAGTATTTGGCAAAGATGAGGCACAGAGTTCCCTGCTCATCTCGATCGGCGAGATGATCTCCCTGCCCAAAAAATCGGTCAGGCACTATATGAGTTCGCCACTCATTTCCCTTGCTCCCACTGACACGCTCAAGGACGCGGCCTCGATCTTTGCCAGACGCCATATCCACGGCGCCCCGGTGATGGACGGGGACGAACTCCTCGGGATTGTCACGCTCAGCGACCTCGCCAAGGGCGTCGAGCAGGGGTTCGAACCCTCGTCCCTGGTGACGAGGGCGATGACCTCCGACGTGGTCAAGGCTGAAGCAGATATCAAACTCTACGAGGTGATCCGGCGCTTTAAGGAGAAGGAGATCGGGAGACTGGTCGTCGTCGAGGGCGGTAAGCCGATCGGGATCATCACCCAGACTGATATCATCAGGGTCTTTCTCCTCTGA
- a CDS encoding NOG1 family protein yields the protein MDFERIPTVPTADEVLDRSFRRAAKKMQMKTNKDRANEDFVRAVSSAVHDRLVHIIQSFPIFEEQPPFYVDTVEALFGIERLKMALGNVGWAAMHTKRMGWEHGGPRIRKAEDTATIRRRAVARIASIVHQIDDDLHFLNEARNVLRKLPEIKEDEFTVVIAGYPNVGKSSFITRVSSAEPEVASYPFTTKGVIVGHRYEGRRRIQFVDTPGLLNRPEEERNPIEEQAISAIIHTADLIVFILDPSEYCGYPMEDQRRLLEAIRARVRVEVPMLIVANKADLGAESEAEYSMSAQTGKGVKEVLEVVLSHYREPTPRPDEDAPEEETEDSPTVQGWEPCLRPSR from the coding sequence GTGGATTTTGAAAGAATACCAACTGTTCCGACTGCAGACGAGGTACTGGACCGCAGTTTCCGGCGTGCTGCGAAAAAAATGCAGATGAAGACGAACAAAGATCGTGCGAACGAGGATTTTGTCAGGGCTGTCTCAAGTGCGGTCCACGACCGCCTCGTCCACATCATCCAGTCGTTCCCGATCTTCGAGGAGCAGCCACCCTTCTACGTGGACACCGTCGAGGCGCTCTTCGGGATTGAACGGCTGAAGATGGCGCTCGGGAATGTAGGCTGGGCGGCGATGCATACCAAGCGGATGGGTTGGGAGCACGGAGGGCCGCGGATCCGGAAGGCAGAGGACACCGCAACGATCAGGAGGCGGGCGGTGGCCAGGATCGCCTCGATCGTCCACCAGATCGACGACGACCTGCACTTCCTCAACGAGGCCAGGAATGTCCTCCGCAAACTCCCCGAAATCAAGGAAGACGAGTTTACGGTGGTCATCGCCGGCTACCCGAACGTGGGCAAGTCCTCGTTCATCACCCGCGTTTCCTCAGCCGAACCTGAGGTGGCCTCATATCCGTTCACGACCAAAGGGGTGATTGTCGGCCACCGGTACGAGGGGCGCCGGCGGATTCAGTTCGTTGACACACCCGGACTGCTCAACCGTCCGGAAGAGGAGCGAAACCCCATCGAGGAGCAGGCGATATCGGCGATCATCCATACCGCAGACCTGATCGTCTTCATCCTCGACCCGAGCGAGTATTGCGGTTACCCCATGGAAGACCAGCGCCGTCTCCTTGAAGCCATCAGGGCCAGGGTGAGGGTGGAGGTGCCGATGCTCATCGTCGCCAACAAGGCCGACCTCGGTGCAGAAAGCGAGGCTGAATATTCCATGTCGGCCCAGACCGGTAAGGGAGTAAAAGAAGTGCTCGAGGTTGTCCTTTCACATTATCGGGAGCCAACCCCACGCCCCGACGAGGACGCACCCGAGGAGGAAACCGAGGACAGTCCCACCGTTCAGGGGTGGGAGCCCTGCCTGCGGCCGTCCAGATAA
- a CDS encoding presenilin family intramembrane aspartyl protease PSH, translating into MDIRNNIPLLVMPIMLLLVEAVGIVLALPMQAAGVVAFEDPSSVANPFIFIALLLGFTLLMLVLIKLGGKRVILGLVALSVFLTLYFVFWSIGVTALSLSALGLPFALAGAALGTALLFLYPEWYVIDTLGILIAAGVAAIFGVSLAILPVILLLILLAVYDAISVYKTRHMLALAEGIIELKTPILFVIPKRRSFSFRREGMDLGKKKDERGAFIMGMGDLIMPSILVVSAQVFLSEVTVLGLSVPALGAMVGSVAGMAVLLHFVLSGRPQAGLPPLNGGTVLGFLLGCVLVGAWGWLPIM; encoded by the coding sequence ATGGATATCAGGAATAACATCCCTCTGTTGGTGATGCCGATCATGCTCCTCCTTGTGGAGGCTGTCGGTATCGTTCTCGCCCTCCCTATGCAGGCGGCCGGTGTTGTCGCCTTCGAAGATCCCTCATCGGTCGCAAACCCCTTCATCTTCATCGCCCTCCTCCTCGGTTTCACCCTGCTCATGCTCGTCCTCATCAAACTCGGGGGCAAGCGGGTGATCCTCGGGCTCGTCGCCCTCTCGGTTTTCCTCACGCTTTATTTTGTATTCTGGAGCATTGGGGTTACTGCGCTCAGCCTTTCGGCACTTGGGCTTCCTTTCGCCCTTGCAGGTGCGGCGCTCGGGACCGCCCTCCTCTTCCTGTACCCTGAGTGGTACGTCATCGACACCCTCGGCATCCTCATCGCCGCGGGCGTCGCCGCGATCTTCGGGGTCTCCCTCGCCATTCTGCCGGTGATCCTCCTCCTCATCCTGTTGGCGGTCTATGATGCCATCTCGGTCTACAAGACCAGACACATGCTTGCCCTTGCCGAGGGGATCATCGAACTCAAGACCCCTATCCTCTTTGTAATTCCCAAACGGCGGAGTTTCTCGTTCCGGCGCGAGGGAATGGACCTTGGAAAAAAGAAAGACGAACGTGGGGCCTTCATCATGGGTATGGGGGATCTGATCATGCCCTCGATCCTCGTCGTCTCGGCCCAGGTGTTCCTCTCTGAAGTGACGGTGCTGGGCCTCTCGGTCCCTGCGCTCGGGGCCATGGTCGGTTCGGTCGCAGGGATGGCCGTGCTTCTCCACTTTGTTTTATCTGGACGGCCGCAGGCAGGGCTCCCACCCCTGAACGGTGGGACTGTCCTCGGTTTCCTCCTCGGGTGCGTCCTCGTCGGGGCGTGGGGTTGGCTCCCGATAATGTGA
- the fen gene encoding flap endonuclease-1 translates to MGVALRDIIKDYRQETDLEEMRGVVAVDAFNALYQFLSIIRQPDGTPLMDRDGRVTSHLSGLFFRNVNFLEKGVRPVYVFDGAPPELKSTTVEKRREVRDAAGEAWKEALARGDREEAYKQARASAKIDEAMISSAKRLLSLMGIPCVQAPSEGEAQAAFMAQRGDVNAAASQDYDSLLFGAPHLVRNLTVSGKRKMRGRTVTVRPETYDLQSVLEGLSVTREGLVEIGILVGTDFNPGIRGIGPKTALKIVQKGKFVGTIREKAPEFDPEPIRNFFLDPPVTEDYRLSWESPAPDGVVEMLCEEYAFSEARVESALERLGMKAGQKTLDAWF, encoded by the coding sequence ATGGGCGTTGCACTCAGAGATATCATCAAGGACTACCGACAGGAGACCGACCTCGAAGAGATGCGGGGGGTCGTGGCAGTCGATGCCTTCAATGCACTCTACCAGTTCCTCTCCATTATCAGGCAGCCTGACGGCACCCCGCTGATGGACAGGGACGGCCGGGTCACCTCCCATCTATCGGGGCTTTTCTTCAGGAACGTCAACTTTCTGGAGAAAGGGGTCAGGCCGGTCTATGTCTTCGACGGCGCGCCGCCGGAGTTGAAGAGCACGACGGTCGAGAAGCGGCGGGAAGTACGGGACGCCGCAGGCGAGGCGTGGAAAGAGGCGCTTGCGCGCGGCGACCGGGAGGAGGCCTACAAACAGGCAAGGGCCTCGGCAAAGATCGACGAGGCGATGATCTCGTCGGCCAAACGGTTGCTCTCGCTGATGGGTATCCCCTGTGTCCAGGCGCCGAGCGAGGGCGAGGCCCAGGCGGCGTTCATGGCACAGCGGGGCGATGTCAACGCAGCGGCCTCGCAGGACTACGACTCCCTCCTCTTTGGAGCGCCGCATCTGGTCAGGAACCTCACGGTCTCAGGCAAACGAAAGATGCGCGGCCGGACGGTGACGGTGCGGCCCGAGACTTACGACCTCCAGAGTGTTCTGGAGGGACTCTCGGTCACTCGCGAGGGGCTTGTCGAGATCGGGATCCTGGTCGGGACCGACTTCAACCCCGGCATCAGGGGGATCGGGCCGAAGACAGCCCTGAAGATCGTGCAGAAGGGGAAGTTCGTCGGGACGATTCGGGAGAAGGCCCCTGAGTTCGACCCCGAGCCTATCCGCAATTTCTTCCTTGACCCGCCGGTCACCGAAGACTACCGTCTCTCCTGGGAGAGTCCGGCGCCCGATGGGGTGGTGGAGATGCTCTGCGAGGAGTACGCATTCTCGGAAGCGAGAGTCGAGAGCGCGCTTGAGCGTTTGGGGATGAAGGCCGGGCAGAAGACGCTGGACGCGTGGTTCTGA
- a CDS encoding CDP-alcohol phosphatidyltransferase family protein → MTLDRLRPYVAGLLNPAIAGSKRLGLTPNFFSVGALVAAFAAGVAFYYGEVAWGVLLVAVNAVFDALDGALARELEIASLRGDFIDHVSDRYADIVIITGIFAGGAASWQVGVFALTGVLMSSYMGTQAQALGVGRYYGGILGRADRLVLLIIAGVLDLVFAAPVYGMPYLGWLLVIFGVLGHYTALQRIVYIWKRL, encoded by the coding sequence ATGACCCTCGACCGCCTCCGCCCCTATGTCGCCGGTCTCCTCAACCCCGCGATCGCCGGGTCAAAACGTCTCGGGCTTACGCCGAACTTCTTCTCGGTCGGTGCGCTGGTCGCGGCCTTCGCGGCGGGCGTCGCCTTTTACTACGGCGAGGTCGCCTGGGGTGTCCTGCTGGTAGCGGTCAACGCCGTCTTCGACGCCCTCGACGGAGCGCTCGCCCGCGAGCTTGAGATCGCGAGTCTGCGCGGTGATTTCATCGATCATGTCTCTGACCGGTACGCCGATATCGTCATCATCACCGGGATCTTTGCGGGCGGTGCGGCCTCATGGCAGGTTGGCGTCTTTGCCCTCACGGGTGTGCTGATGTCCTCGTACATGGGCACCCAGGCCCAGGCCCTCGGGGTGGGAAGGTACTATGGCGGGATCCTGGGCAGGGCCGACCGTCTGGTGCTCCTCATCATCGCCGGTGTCCTTGACCTCGTCTTTGCGGCGCCGGTGTACGGGATGCCGTACCTCGGATGGCTCCTCGTCATCTTCGGGGTGCTCGGGCATTACACCGCCCTGCAGCGGATCGTCTATATCTGGAAGCGACTCTGA
- a CDS encoding adenylate kinase family protein translates to MMVGITGTPGTGKSTVAEVLADRGRRVVHATETVGPFVLGDDPERDTMVVDAEAWAAAFEPVDGVVEGHLAHLLPCDRIVVLRCRPDLLEERLAARGYAREKVRENAEAEALDVILIETLDLFPAERVLEVDVTALGPEEVADLIEGFMDGTVAPSFGTVDWSSYLMEGL, encoded by the coding sequence ATGATGGTCGGGATCACCGGGACGCCGGGCACAGGAAAGAGCACGGTCGCAGAGGTGCTTGCCGACCGCGGCCGCCGGGTGGTGCATGCCACCGAGACGGTCGGGCCGTTCGTCCTCGGTGATGACCCTGAGCGAGACACTATGGTCGTAGACGCCGAGGCATGGGCGGCGGCCTTTGAACCGGTCGACGGGGTGGTGGAGGGCCATCTCGCCCACCTCCTCCCCTGTGATCGGATCGTGGTGCTCCGCTGCCGCCCCGATCTCCTGGAGGAGAGACTGGCAGCGCGCGGTTATGCACGGGAAAAGGTGCGGGAAAACGCGGAAGCCGAGGCCCTGGACGTCATCCTGATCGAGACGCTGGATCTCTTTCCCGCAGAGCGGGTGCTTGAGGTGGACGTCACCGCCCTCGGCCCTGAGGAAGTCGCCGACCTCATCGAGGGCTTCATGGACGGCACGGTTGCCCCGTCTTTCGGAACGGTCGACTGGTCCTCCTATCTCATGGAGGGGCTATGA
- the hisC gene encoding histidinol-phosphate transaminase produces MRRSVVRRCYATAGGYVFAKSAEEIAREQGLSRVARLASNENPAPPSDAVVAAGLSALKEGNRYPAARPAAATDALRRLHGDHAFLLGNGMDGVIETVVRTVVEPGDRVVISTPTFSFYKLTAAAQGAEVVEVPREPDFSVDPERFVEACQGAKLAFLCTPNNPTGNIVPVDVVREILDGTDCLLFLDNAYIEFSDVNYRPLMREYDNLIEGRTMSKAYSLAGLRFGYAFVPAWLAPHLEQAATPFAVNSVALAAAEAALADQAHIHEVVAHVQRWRERFMAEIPLPVTPSEANFVLIDVAPQKGDEAMERLAEGGVVVRSCRSFPGLEDRYIRVSIGADWENELFLEKVGDLL; encoded by the coding sequence ATGAGGCGCTCGGTCGTTAGGCGGTGTTACGCTACAGCAGGCGGTTACGTCTTTGCAAAGAGCGCGGAGGAGATCGCGCGCGAGCAGGGGCTCTCCAGGGTGGCGCGGCTTGCCAGCAACGAAAACCCTGCCCCCCCTTCTGACGCGGTGGTCGCCGCGGGGCTTTCGGCTCTGAAGGAAGGGAACCGTTACCCGGCGGCCCGGCCCGCGGCGGCGACGGATGCCCTCCGAAGGCTTCACGGCGACCATGCCTTCCTCCTCGGCAATGGCATGGATGGGGTGATCGAGACGGTCGTGCGCACCGTGGTTGAACCCGGCGACCGGGTCGTCATCTCCACCCCGACCTTTTCCTTCTACAAACTTACCGCCGCCGCGCAGGGTGCGGAGGTCGTCGAGGTTCCGCGGGAACCCGACTTCTCGGTCGATCCGGAGCGGTTTGTCGAGGCCTGCCAGGGGGCAAAACTCGCCTTTCTCTGCACGCCAAACAACCCGACCGGGAACATTGTTCCCGTTGATGTGGTCAGGGAGATCCTGGACGGGACCGACTGTCTCCTCTTCCTGGATAATGCGTATATCGAGTTCTCTGACGTGAACTACCGTCCGCTGATGCGGGAATACGACAACCTCATCGAGGGGCGGACGATGTCCAAGGCCTACTCACTTGCCGGTCTGCGCTTTGGGTATGCCTTCGTCCCCGCATGGCTTGCGCCCCATCTGGAGCAGGCGGCCACGCCTTTTGCGGTGAACAGCGTCGCCCTTGCTGCGGCGGAGGCGGCGCTTGCAGACCAGGCACACATTCATGAGGTCGTGGCGCATGTTCAGAGATGGAGAGAACGCTTTATGGCCGAGATCCCCCTGCCGGTGACGCCCTCTGAGGCGAACTTCGTCCTCATCGACGTGGCGCCCCAGAAGGGGGACGAGGCGATGGAGCGACTTGCAGAGGGAGGCGTCGTCGTCAGGTCGTGCCGGAGTTTCCCCGGGCTTGAAGATCGGTATATCAGGGTCAGCATCGGTGCGGACTGGGAGAACGAACTCTTTCTTGAGAAGGTCGGGGATCTGTTATGA